The following are from one region of the Sorghum bicolor cultivar BTx623 chromosome 2, Sorghum_bicolor_NCBIv3, whole genome shotgun sequence genome:
- the LOC110432588 gene encoding protein FAR1-RELATED SEQUENCE 5-like, with product MSGFGSLLEYNEIVRQMFGNEEEGFQFYNNYAKEKGFSVRRSYCEWDSGHNEITLRKFVCSREGFREEKELKRESKKRKPRNITRVGCRAKLVIARDQSTEQWYVKDFIGGHNHPMAEPDVACLLRSHRRISDDQKAEILEMQISGIRKHQIMDIVQKQYGGYDKVGYTMRDLYNFCHRNKLETVAAGDAQTVISYLTECKRRDPDFFFQYKTDREGHLKGLIWCDCQCRLDYRAFGDVVVFDSTYKTNRYNLPLVPFVGVNHHGSTVLFACGIVAQETIESYVWLLSTLSDAMAQKHPVSVITDGDLAMQRAIRVVWPNSSHRLCIWHIEQNIVRNLHDDGVKNDFRYFLYDCCSIEELEMKWLEFLDKHNVTDQESWLYQMYERREIWCAAYHAGKCYLGLRSNQRSESLNSRLQVNLDRKMTLFELVQHFDHCLSRLRSNEAHLDFDAENSEPMLQLDASTIEKEAAKMFTPGVFAKVQFSIKAGMKCFMREHLDGYDLQTYIVGRVDKGDKEYFVKCEICVDEGTLKRISCSCLKLQSLGTPCSHIFFVLGYRDERKLPECCVLKRWTMGAKSAFPPIRKSTMYDYSDSLQRYRELRNISHTASFVASRSPEAYERLKRVLHEEAAMVLPNGGENGGNKFGPVLPQAQHIDSTESTNVLDPMHVPGRGAPKKKVKSVSNKKKSTRKITAATYVHAHQSNILYLFQTLQQEVLKLDVLPVLALQQEVLKLDVVALQQEVLKLDVREVCLCH from the coding sequence ATGTCGGGTTTTGGTTCTTTGCTGGAGTACAATGAAATTGTTAGGCAGATGTTTGGTAATGAAGAAGAAGGATTTCAGTTTTATAACAACTATGCTAAGGAGAAAGGATTTAGTGTGAGGAGAAGCTACTGTGAGTGGGACAGTGGCCATAATGAGATTACCCTTCGGAAGTTTGTCTGCAGTCGTGAAGGTTTTCGAGAAGAGAAGGAGCTGAAGAGGGAGAGTAAGAAGCGGAAACCACGGAATATTACTCGTGTTGGATGTCGTGCTAAACTTGTGATTGCACGAGATCAGAGCACAGAGCAGTGGTATGTGAAGGATTTCATCGGTGGACACAACCATCCGATGGCGGAACCAGACGTTGCTTGTCTGCTGCGTTCACATAGAAGAATCAGCGATGATCAGAAAGCTGAGATTTTGGAGATGCAGATTTCTGGGATCCGCAAACACCAGATAATGGATATTGTGCAAAAGCAGTACGGTGGGTACGATAAGGTTGGATATACAATGAGGGACCTGTACAATTTCTGCCATCGCAATAAGCTGGAGACAGTTGCCGCTGGTGATGCTCAAACAGTCATCAGTTACCTGACAGAATGCAAACGTAGAGATCCTGATTTCTTTTTCCAGTACAAGACTGATAGGGAAGGGCACCTGAAGGGACTGATCTGGTGTGACTGTCAATGTCGGCTTGACTACAGAGCATTTGGTGATGTCGTCGTATTTGATAGCACGTACAAAACGAACCGATACAACCTGCCTCTTGTTCCTTTTGTTGGAGTGAATCACCATGGCAGTACGGTTCTTTTTGCTTGTGGAATTGTTGCTCAGGAGACTATTGAGTCTTATGTGTGGCTGCTTAGCACATTATCTGATGCCATGGCTCAGAAGCATCCGGTTTCCGTGATCACTGATGGAGACCTTGCTATGCAGAGAGCAATCAGGGTGGTGTGGCCAAATTCATCTCATAGGCTATGCATATGGCATATTGAGCAGAACATTGTGCGTAATCTGCATGATGATGGTGTCAAGAATGATTTTAGGTATTTCCTTTATGATTGTTGCTCCATAGAAGAGTTAGAGATGAAATGGCTAGAATTCTTGGATAAGCATAACGTTACAGATCAAGAGTCGTGGCTTTATCAGATGTATGAGAGGAGGGAAATCTGGTGTGCTGCGTATCATGCTGGTAAGTGCTATTTAGGACTGAGGAGCAACCAGCGGAGTGAGAGCCTGAACTCTAGGCTTCAGGTAAATCTAGATCGTAAAATGACACTGTTTGAGCTGGTGCAGCACTTTGACCATTGTCTTTCACGGCTGCGTAGTAATGAAGCACATCTGGACTTTGATGCAGAGAATTCTGAGCCAATGTTACAACTAGATGCTTCAACTATTGAGAAGGAGGCTGCAAAAATGTTCACACCAGGAGTTTTTGCCAAGGTGCAGTTCAGCATAAAAGCAGGCATGAAGTGTtttatgagagagcacctaGATGGCTATGATTTGCAGACATATATTGTTGGAAGGGTGGATAAAGGAGACAAAGAGTACTTTGTGAAATGTGAGATATGTGTTGATGAAGGCACTCTGAAGAGAATTTCTTGTTCTTGTCTTAAGTTACAGTCCCTTGGAACCCCCTGCTCACACATCTTCTTTGTATTGGGCTATCGCGATGAACGCAAGCTTCCAGAGTGCTGTGTTTTGAAAAGGTGGACAATGGGAGCCAAGAGTGCATTTCCTCCTATAAGGAAGAGCACCATGTATGACTATTCTGATAGCCTACAGAGGTACCGTGAGCTACGTAATATCAGTCACACTGCATCCTTTGTAGCATCTCGTTCACCTGAAGCATATGAGCGGCTGAAACGTGTTCTGCATGAGGAAGCTGCTATGGTCCTGCCTAATGGAGGAGAGAACGGAGGAAACAAGTTTGGTCCAGTGCTGCCGCAAGCCCAGCATATTGATTCCACAGAGTCCACAAATGTCTTGGATCCCATGCATGTGCCAGGCAGAGGGGCACCGAAGAAAAAGGTGAAGTCAGTTTCAAATAAGAAGAAATCTACG